Proteins from one Streptomyces sp. NBC_00289 genomic window:
- a CDS encoding glycosyltransferase family 2 protein yields MTSTPTGARQNLEPAQTVQLSKPSHHTGASHRITTSLPKYDYEHYSRLAGPLTQPDPNKPYRVRYRSLISQEPHRVRVALMLAAAPLLSLVLLGWLLQPEHWTERDYPAFSWLPALDLVMLVSIGLIEFFRCMNVLSNAHATLVARDPVPVVPETGTKVAFLTSFVPGKEPLEMVTRTLEAAVRIRHRGLLHVWLLDEGDDPGVKAVCERLGVHHFSRKGVARWNRPTGPHRARTKHGNYNAWLEAHGDDYDYFASVDTDHVPLPNYLERMLGFFRDPDVGFVIGPQVYGNYDNPITKAAESQQFLFHALIQRAGNRYGGPMFVGTSNAVRIRALKQIGGLYDSITEDMATGFEMHRAKNPVTGRKWRSVYTPDVLAVGEGPGAWTDFFTQQLRWSRGTYETILKQYWKGFFSLPPGKLLNYTMMIIFYPMSALNWILAALSCALFLGLGASGVNIDPTVWLMLYGNASALQIGLYVWNRRHNVSPHEPEGSGGVAGMVMSALSAPIYARSLMDTVLRRKSGFVVTPKGDSASPDTLFGTFRIHLFFIAVFGVSITAGFVFGHSHPAMVTWASFALLVTASPILAWRWTLRTARKRAAAPAAAEPQDAVPPQVPAPTVVAPPPAGSSPPPGGAPPPPGVTSRAAGGSAQAPAGTSPAPPVTSPYAQPGPARQNGPAHQPNWAASGGAGDATVRIALGGSGGRKE; encoded by the coding sequence ATGACGTCGACGCCGACGGGCGCCCGGCAGAATCTCGAACCAGCTCAGACCGTTCAGCTCAGCAAGCCCTCGCACCACACCGGAGCATCGCATCGGATCACGACCTCGCTGCCGAAATACGACTACGAGCACTACAGCCGACTGGCGGGACCCCTCACCCAGCCCGATCCGAACAAGCCGTACCGGGTCCGGTACCGCTCCCTGATCTCGCAGGAGCCGCACCGCGTCAGGGTCGCCCTGATGCTGGCCGCCGCGCCGCTGCTCTCCCTGGTCCTGCTCGGCTGGCTGCTCCAGCCCGAACACTGGACCGAACGCGACTACCCGGCCTTTTCCTGGCTGCCCGCCCTCGACCTCGTGATGCTGGTCTCGATCGGTCTGATCGAGTTCTTCCGCTGCATGAACGTGCTGTCGAACGCGCACGCCACCCTGGTCGCCCGCGACCCGGTGCCGGTGGTGCCGGAGACCGGCACGAAGGTCGCCTTCCTCACCTCGTTCGTGCCCGGCAAGGAACCCCTGGAGATGGTCACGCGGACCCTGGAGGCGGCCGTCAGGATCCGCCACCGGGGCCTGCTGCACGTCTGGCTCCTCGATGAGGGCGACGACCCCGGCGTGAAGGCGGTCTGTGAGCGCCTCGGCGTGCACCACTTCTCCCGCAAGGGCGTCGCCAGGTGGAACCGGCCCACCGGCCCGCACCGCGCCAGGACCAAGCACGGCAACTACAACGCCTGGCTCGAGGCACACGGCGACGACTACGACTACTTCGCCTCCGTCGACACCGACCACGTGCCGCTGCCGAACTACCTGGAGCGGATGCTCGGCTTCTTCCGCGACCCGGACGTCGGCTTCGTGATCGGCCCGCAGGTCTACGGCAACTACGACAACCCGATCACCAAGGCCGCCGAGTCGCAGCAGTTCCTCTTCCACGCGCTGATCCAGCGCGCCGGCAACCGGTACGGCGGCCCGATGTTCGTGGGCACCTCCAACGCCGTACGGATCAGGGCGCTCAAGCAGATCGGCGGCCTGTACGACTCGATCACCGAGGACATGGCGACCGGCTTCGAGATGCACCGCGCGAAGAACCCGGTCACCGGCAGGAAGTGGCGGTCGGTCTACACCCCGGACGTGCTCGCGGTCGGCGAGGGGCCGGGCGCCTGGACGGACTTCTTCACCCAGCAGCTGCGCTGGTCGCGGGGGACGTACGAGACGATCCTCAAGCAGTACTGGAAGGGCTTCTTCTCACTGCCGCCCGGCAAGCTCCTCAACTACACGATGATGATCATCTTCTACCCGATGTCGGCGCTCAACTGGATCCTGGCGGCACTGAGCTGCGCGCTGTTCCTGGGCCTGGGCGCCTCCGGGGTGAACATCGACCCGACCGTGTGGCTGATGCTCTACGGCAACGCCTCCGCGCTGCAGATCGGCCTGTACGTCTGGAACCGCCGGCACAACGTCTCCCCGCACGAGCCGGAGGGGTCGGGCGGTGTGGCGGGCATGGTGATGTCGGCCCTGTCCGCGCCGATCTACGCCCGCTCCCTGATGGACACCGTGCTGCGCCGCAAGAGCGGGTTCGTGGTGACACCCAAGGGCGACTCGGCCAGCCCGGACACCCTGTTCGGGACCTTCCGCATCCACCTGTTCTTCATCGCGGTCTTCGGCGTCTCGATCACCGCCGGGTTCGTCTTCGGGCACTCCCACCCCGCGATGGTCACCTGGGCCTCCTTCGCCCTGCTGGTCACCGCCTCGCCGATCCTCGCCTGGCGGTGGACGCTGCGGACGGCGAGGAAGCGGGCGGCCGCCCCCGCGGCGGCTGAACCGCAGGACGCGGTGCCCCCGCAGGTACCGGCTCCCACGGTGGTGGCGCCACCCCCGGCGGGGTCGTCGCCGCCGCCCGGGGGCGCGCCCCCGCCTCCGGGTGTGACCTCGCGGGCCGCGGGTGGGTCGGCGCAGGCTCCGGCCGGGACATCCCCGGCCCCACCGGTGACGTCGCCGTACGCCCAGCCGGGCCCGGCGCGTCAGAACGGCCCCGCGCACCAGCCGAACTGGGCCGCCTCGGGCGGGGCGGGCGATGCGACCGTGCGGATCGCGCTCGGCGGATCGGGGGGACGTAAGGAATGA
- a CDS encoding peptidoglycan-binding protein produces the protein METAVFEEVDPASDCDCPGCVHWRRVLPHSRTGRTGGHPAAHRAVILAAAASATLGIGHAVPAAAVPLAPDRPAVPAGDEPDTPQGGKAPLHGPAGTPVKPTGPVKTPATTRAEIIERARTWVAAKVPYSMYDYWFDGYRQDCSGYVSMAWNLPGNEWTGSLDQYSVRIAKDDLQPGDILLFHNPVNPEQGSHVVLFGGWTDDTHTYYTAYEQTRPTTRLQSTPYAYWSHSDDYLAYRYKGLAGGTAGASTDSGGAKPDSGNAKPGAGKTATAYPGAAYFGPGANNKYVTELGRMLVGHGAGPFYTSGPGPRWSDTDRRATQAFQRAQGWSGADADGYPGPRTWTLLATGTGRNIAAGAAGPTAPSSHGVPGYPGRALFRPGAANEYVTRLGRQLVKKGYGKHYTTGPGPRWSEADRRSVEAFQRAQGWRGGAADGYPGPETWRRLFS, from the coding sequence ATGGAGACTGCGGTATTCGAGGAAGTCGATCCCGCGAGCGACTGCGACTGCCCCGGCTGCGTCCACTGGCGGCGCGTACTGCCGCACTCCCGGACCGGCCGCACCGGCGGCCACCCGGCGGCCCACCGGGCCGTGATCCTGGCGGCCGCGGCCTCCGCCACCCTCGGCATCGGGCACGCGGTACCGGCCGCGGCTGTCCCGCTCGCCCCCGACCGGCCGGCCGTTCCCGCAGGTGACGAGCCCGACACGCCGCAGGGTGGCAAGGCCCCGCTGCACGGTCCGGCCGGCACCCCGGTGAAGCCGACGGGGCCGGTCAAGACGCCCGCGACGACCCGCGCGGAGATCATCGAGCGGGCCAGGACCTGGGTCGCCGCGAAGGTGCCGTACAGCATGTACGACTACTGGTTCGACGGCTACCGCCAGGACTGCTCGGGCTACGTCTCGATGGCCTGGAACCTGCCGGGGAACGAGTGGACGGGCAGCCTCGACCAGTACAGCGTCCGGATCGCCAAGGACGACCTGCAGCCCGGCGACATCCTGCTCTTCCACAACCCGGTCAACCCGGAGCAGGGTTCCCACGTCGTCCTCTTCGGCGGCTGGACGGACGACACCCACACCTACTACACCGCCTACGAGCAGACCCGCCCCACCACCCGCCTCCAGTCCACCCCCTACGCCTACTGGAGTCACTCGGACGACTACCTCGCCTACCGCTACAAGGGGCTCGCGGGCGGCACGGCGGGCGCGTCAACGGACTCCGGCGGCGCGAAGCCCGACTCCGGCAACGCGAAACCGGGCGCCGGGAAGACGGCGACTGCGTACCCGGGGGCCGCCTACTTCGGCCCCGGCGCCAACAACAAGTACGTCACCGAGCTCGGCCGGATGCTCGTCGGGCACGGGGCCGGACCCTTCTACACCTCGGGTCCCGGCCCGCGCTGGTCGGACACGGACCGGCGGGCCACCCAGGCGTTCCAGCGGGCCCAGGGCTGGTCGGGAGCGGACGCGGACGGCTACCCGGGTCCACGGACCTGGACGCTGCTGGCCACGGGAACGGGCAGGAACATCGCCGCCGGGGCGGCCGGACCCACCGCACCCTCCTCGCACGGGGTGCCCGGCTATCCCGGACGGGCGCTGTTCCGGCCCGGCGCGGCCAACGAGTACGTCACCCGGCTCGGCCGGCAACTCGTGAAGAAGGGGTACGGCAAGCACTACACGACCGGTCCCGGACCGCGCTGGAGCGAGGCCGACCGGCGGAGCGTCGAGGCGTTCCAGCGCGCCCAGGGCTGGCGGGGCGGCGCGGCGGACGGCTACCCAGGCCCGGAAACCTGGCGCCGCCTCTTCTCATGA
- a CDS encoding SPFH domain-containing protein produces the protein MSTTTSHTPESEGPTEGPARTGRLIQNEATTEIPVHLLFRDEPVPSTTVPLGPAVVGRRQGTGEQPRLRRPAAATTRPVPQVDPALVERPARVLPGAVGVLAGACGLAGCVVVSWWAGELPSLATRALRLPSYAGAGLGPAQWAAYTGAAALGLFGFGGLARGRTGRAWVLDLFGRYRGTVRRTGLMWVNPLLLRRRVDVRLRHWRSEPMPAADGNGVALRVVVLVVWRVRDTARATLGVDDHETYLRECVEAALVRVPVELPGSARGSVGVAGDALTRLVAADAAPVGVEVFSVQPVRVEYAPEVAAAMTRRRIAALDAQQRATVLTSVVDSVEDTVTRLTMRGLVELDDYERKVLVKDLTVAFCSGRGEPAP, from the coding sequence ATGAGTACGACCACTTCACACACACCCGAGTCCGAGGGGCCCACCGAGGGTCCGGCCAGGACCGGCCGGCTCATCCAGAACGAGGCGACCACCGAGATCCCCGTCCACCTGCTGTTCCGTGACGAGCCCGTGCCCTCGACCACGGTGCCGCTCGGACCCGCGGTCGTCGGGCGCCGGCAGGGCACGGGGGAGCAGCCACGACTGCGGCGACCCGCGGCCGCGACGACGCGCCCCGTGCCTCAGGTCGACCCCGCTCTGGTGGAGCGGCCGGCGCGGGTGCTGCCCGGGGCGGTGGGCGTGCTCGCCGGGGCCTGCGGTCTGGCCGGCTGCGTGGTCGTCTCGTGGTGGGCGGGCGAGCTGCCGTCGCTGGCGACGCGGGCACTGCGGCTGCCGTCGTACGCCGGGGCGGGACTCGGCCCGGCGCAATGGGCGGCGTACACGGGTGCCGCGGCGCTCGGCCTCTTCGGGTTCGGCGGGCTGGCCCGCGGCCGCACCGGGCGGGCCTGGGTGCTGGATCTGTTCGGCCGCTACCGGGGGACGGTCCGGCGTACCGGGCTGATGTGGGTGAACCCACTGCTGCTGCGCCGCCGGGTCGACGTACGGCTGCGGCACTGGCGCAGTGAGCCGATGCCGGCGGCGGACGGCAACGGGGTCGCGCTGCGGGTCGTGGTCCTGGTGGTCTGGCGGGTGCGGGACACCGCGCGGGCCACGCTGGGTGTCGACGACCACGAGACGTATCTGCGGGAGTGTGTGGAGGCGGCGCTGGTCCGGGTGCCGGTGGAGCTGCCGGGGTCCGCCCGGGGTTCCGTCGGTGTCGCCGGGGACGCGCTGACCCGGCTGGTCGCGGCGGACGCGGCACCGGTGGGAGTCGAGGTGTTCTCGGTGCAGCCGGTACGGGTCGAGTACGCCCCGGAGGTGGCCGCCGCGATGACCCGCCGCCGTATCGCCGCGCTGGACGCCCAGCAGCGGGCGACGGTGCTCACCTCGGTCGTCGACTCGGTCGAGGACACGGTGACCCGGCTGACCATGCGCGGCCTGGTCGAACTCGACGACTACGAACGCAAGGTGCTGGTGAAGGACCTGACGGTGGCGTTCTGTTCGGGGCGGGGGGAACCGGCGCCCTGA
- a CDS encoding lytic polysaccharide monooxygenase: MREKTRLYAAVVGLATTGALVLSSGGASSHGYTDLPISRQKLCQNGTVANCGDIQWEPQSVEGPKGFPAGGAADGRICSGNNTRFAQLDSPKTPSGGAWPTTRVTGGQGYTFRWQFTAMHSTTDFKYYVTRQGWNQNHNLARSDLNTTPFLTVPYNGQRPPSTLSHSGTLPTGLSGHHVVVAVWTIADTGNAFYACSDVTF; this comes from the coding sequence ATGCGCGAAAAGACCAGGTTGTATGCCGCCGTGGTGGGCCTCGCCACCACCGGAGCCCTCGTGCTCTCCTCCGGTGGTGCCAGCAGCCACGGCTACACCGATCTCCCCATCAGCCGGCAGAAGCTCTGCCAGAACGGCACGGTGGCCAACTGCGGTGACATCCAGTGGGAGCCGCAGAGCGTCGAGGGCCCGAAGGGCTTCCCGGCCGGCGGCGCGGCGGACGGCCGGATATGTTCCGGCAACAACACGCGCTTCGCACAGCTCGACAGTCCGAAAACACCCTCCGGCGGCGCCTGGCCGACCACGAGGGTGACGGGTGGTCAGGGCTACACCTTCCGCTGGCAGTTCACGGCGATGCACTCCACGACCGACTTCAAGTACTACGTCACCAGGCAGGGCTGGAACCAGAACCACAACCTCGCCCGCTCCGACCTGAACACGACACCGTTCCTGACGGTGCCGTACAACGGGCAGCGCCCGCCGTCCACGCTCTCCCACAGCGGCACGCTGCCGACCGGGCTCAGCGGTCACCATGTCGTCGTCGCCGTGTGGACGATCGCGGACACCGGCAACGCGTTCTACGCCTGCTCCGACGTCACGTTCTGA
- a CDS encoding long-chain-fatty-acid--CoA ligase, with the protein MESTRRTTVAELVGQGWGDHRPGLWSEERTLTRHQVTAEAAARAALLADLLPPDAEPHIGVLLDNTPEYPLWLSAAALAGAAVAGINPTRRGPELARDILHTECRILVTERTHLPLLAGLELPGLRLLVTGTEEYDDLLAPYAGAEPDTSRAAPGDRLLLYFTSGSTGAPKAAICTQGRLAAAGRSLVEQFGVRPEDVHYICMPMFHGNAVIADWAPALTAGAGVALRRRFSASRFLTDVRAYRATYFTYVGRAVQYVLATEPRPDDRDNPLRLGFGTEAGAVDAAAFERRFGVRLVEGYGSSEGGAAIQWTPGTPPGAVGRATPGLVVLDPDTGVECPPAAFDGAGRLLNGDEAIGELVNRGPNPFEGYWRNPEADAARRREGGYWTGDLFYRDADGYLHFAGRADDRLRVDSENLAAAVIENILARYDGATAVAVYAVPDPVAGDQVMVTLAGNFAPPAFAEFLLAQPDLGTKMAPRFVRVVERMPVTATNKIHRAGLRREGFRCADPVWWRPPGECAYRRLTEEDAEKLVAEYREHGRAELLAGQPKGPAPRT; encoded by the coding sequence ATGGAGTCCACGAGGCGCACCACCGTCGCGGAGCTCGTCGGGCAGGGGTGGGGCGACCACCGGCCGGGACTGTGGTCCGAGGAGCGGACGCTCACCCGTCACCAGGTCACCGCCGAGGCCGCGGCGCGTGCGGCCCTGCTCGCGGACCTGCTGCCACCGGACGCCGAACCGCACATCGGTGTCCTCCTCGACAACACCCCCGAATATCCCCTGTGGTTGAGCGCGGCCGCCCTGGCCGGGGCCGCGGTCGCCGGGATCAACCCCACCCGCCGGGGCCCCGAACTCGCCCGGGACATCCTGCACACCGAGTGCCGGATCCTGGTCACCGAGCGCACCCACCTCCCCCTCCTCGCCGGCCTCGAACTCCCGGGGCTGCGGCTGCTGGTGACCGGCACCGAGGAGTACGACGACCTCCTCGCGCCCTACGCCGGCGCGGAGCCGGACACCTCCCGCGCCGCTCCCGGCGACCGTCTGCTGCTCTACTTCACCTCCGGCTCCACCGGGGCCCCCAAGGCCGCGATCTGCACCCAGGGCCGCCTGGCCGCCGCCGGCCGTTCGCTCGTCGAGCAGTTCGGGGTGCGGCCGGAGGACGTGCACTACATCTGCATGCCGATGTTCCACGGCAACGCGGTGATCGCCGACTGGGCCCCCGCCCTCACCGCGGGAGCGGGCGTCGCCCTGCGGCGGCGCTTCTCGGCCTCCCGGTTCCTGACGGACGTACGGGCGTACCGGGCGACGTACTTCACCTACGTGGGCCGGGCCGTCCAGTACGTCCTGGCCACCGAACCGCGCCCCGACGACCGGGACAACCCGCTCCGCCTGGGCTTCGGCACCGAGGCCGGGGCGGTGGACGCGGCCGCCTTCGAGCGGCGGTTCGGGGTGCGGCTGGTGGAGGGATACGGCTCGTCGGAGGGCGGAGCCGCGATCCAGTGGACGCCGGGCACACCGCCCGGCGCGGTCGGCCGGGCGACACCCGGTCTGGTGGTCCTCGACCCGGACACGGGCGTCGAGTGCCCACCCGCCGCCTTCGACGGGGCCGGGCGGCTGCTCAACGGGGACGAGGCCATAGGCGAGCTGGTGAACCGCGGGCCCAACCCCTTCGAGGGCTACTGGCGCAACCCCGAGGCGGACGCGGCCCGCCGCCGGGAAGGCGGCTACTGGACCGGTGACCTCTTCTACCGGGACGCCGACGGCTACCTCCACTTCGCCGGCCGCGCCGACGACCGCCTGCGCGTCGACAGCGAGAACCTGGCCGCCGCGGTGATCGAGAACATCCTCGCCCGGTACGACGGCGCGACCGCCGTCGCCGTGTACGCGGTGCCGGATCCGGTGGCCGGGGACCAGGTGATGGTGACACTGGCCGGTAACTTCGCCCCGCCGGCCTTCGCCGAGTTCCTGCTCGCGCAGCCGGATCTGGGGACGAAGATGGCCCCCCGGTTCGTGCGCGTGGTCGAGCGGATGCCGGTGACCGCCACGAACAAGATCCACCGCGCGGGACTGAGACGGGAGGGCTTCCGCTGCGCCGATCCGGTGTGGTGGCGGCCGCCCGGGGAGTGCGCCTACCGGAGGCTGACGGAGGAGGACGCGGAGAAGCTGGTGGCCGAGTACAGGGAGCACGGGCGGGCGGAGCTGCTCGCCGGACAGCCGAAGGGCCCCGCTCCCCGTACATAG